One window from the genome of Gemmatimonadales bacterium encodes:
- a CDS encoding DUF885 domain-containing protein, with the protein MAPPDYRELVSSYLDLRWQLDPVAASQAGVSGQDGRLGTYTKPQVKLALAALKAMASAFEYGETSSLDEEVDQTAVLNDLRMSIARFEREKPHELNPEFHLSHLFDGLFSLLLRRDRTPEERGRALVARLEDAPRFLRDARATLGRPAKVFTETALAVAAGGRALFEDAIPEFVAQCPPATREAAREALGAARQEMEEFVAFLGGELADRSDAEFAIGRAQFDFRLHYGHALRETAPELLRFGEALIREAESDLERRAERLAPGVPWRALVERLRRDHPARTGLVAGYAGAMERSRRFVAERGLASVPEGPLEVVATPSFMEPLIPFAAYDPPGAFSDDRTGWFYVSVPGESRLGEHSVHELALTALHEGYPGHHLQHLVAQAHASPVRRVVWTPLTVEGWALYCEEMMGEEGFFASAEEAFFQRLHLLWRAVRVVLDVRLHTAGMTVEQAIASLVETLGLARESAEAEVRRYCANPTGPLCYAVGRRELLRLREDWRRRTGPEAPLRRFHDEVLSYGGLPVSLMRWGMGLGEA; encoded by the coding sequence TACCGCGAACTCGTCAGCTCCTACCTGGATCTGCGGTGGCAGCTCGATCCCGTCGCCGCGAGCCAGGCGGGGGTGAGCGGCCAGGACGGCCGGCTCGGCACCTACACCAAGCCCCAGGTCAAGCTGGCCCTCGCCGCGCTCAAGGCCATGGCGTCGGCGTTCGAGTACGGCGAGACCTCGTCGCTCGACGAGGAAGTGGACCAGACCGCGGTCCTCAACGACCTGCGCATGTCGATCGCCCGCTTCGAGCGGGAGAAGCCGCACGAGCTGAACCCCGAGTTTCACCTGTCCCACCTGTTCGACGGCCTGTTTTCGCTGCTGCTGCGCCGCGACCGCACCCCTGAGGAGCGGGGGCGGGCCCTGGTCGCGAGGCTGGAAGACGCGCCGCGGTTTCTCCGCGACGCGCGCGCGACTCTCGGCCGGCCGGCGAAGGTGTTCACGGAGACCGCCCTCGCCGTCGCAGCCGGCGGGCGCGCCCTGTTCGAGGACGCCATCCCGGAGTTCGTGGCCCAATGCCCGCCGGCGACCCGGGAGGCGGCTCGGGAGGCGCTCGGCGCCGCGCGACAGGAGATGGAGGAGTTCGTCGCGTTCCTCGGCGGCGAGCTGGCCGATCGCTCCGACGCCGAGTTCGCGATCGGACGGGCGCAATTCGATTTCCGGCTCCACTACGGGCACGCGCTGCGCGAGACGGCGCCCGAGCTGCTGCGCTTCGGAGAGGCGCTGATCCGGGAGGCCGAGAGCGACCTGGAGCGGCGCGCGGAACGGCTGGCACCGGGCGTGCCGTGGCGTGCCCTGGTCGAGCGGCTGCGGCGGGACCATCCGGCCCGCACGGGCCTCGTGGCGGGGTACGCAGGGGCGATGGAGCGCTCGCGACGCTTCGTGGCGGAGCGGGGGCTGGCCAGCGTCCCGGAGGGGCCGCTCGAGGTGGTCGCCACGCCGTCCTTCATGGAGCCGCTGATCCCGTTCGCGGCGTACGACCCGCCGGGCGCGTTCTCGGACGATCGCACCGGCTGGTTCTACGTCTCCGTGCCGGGAGAGTCGCGGCTCGGGGAGCACAGCGTGCACGAGCTGGCCCTCACCGCGCTGCACGAGGGCTACCCGGGCCACCACCTGCAGCACCTGGTCGCGCAGGCGCACGCGTCTCCCGTGCGGCGCGTGGTGTGGACGCCGCTCACCGTCGAGGGATGGGCGCTCTACTGCGAGGAGATGATGGGCGAGGAGGGGTTCTTCGCGAGCGCCGAGGAAGCCTTCTTCCAGCGGCTGCACCTGCTGTGGCGGGCGGTGCGCGTCGTGCTGGACGTGCGGCTGCACACCGCGGGCATGACGGTGGAGCAGGCGATCGCGAGCCTCGTCGAGACGCTCGGTCTCGCGCGCGAGAGCGCGGAGGCGGAGGTCCGGCGGTACTGCGCGAACCCGACGGGTCCGCTCTGCTACGCCGTCGGACGCCGCGAGCTGCTGCGGCTGCGCGAGGACTGGCGACGGCGCACCGGGCCCGAGGCGCCGCTGCGGCGATTTCACGACGAGGTGCTGTCGTACGGCGGCTTGCCCGTATCGCTGATGCGGTGGGGAATGGGACTCGGTGAAGCGTGA
- a CDS encoding YbdD/YjiX family protein translates to MPGRADAQDAGGVRGALRGLLGVVRQIVGAPDYQRYLDHHAASHPGTPPLTPREHYAEFVTRRFGGGATRCC, encoded by the coding sequence ATGCCGGGCCGCGCCGACGCGCAGGACGCGGGCGGGGTGCGGGGGGCGCTGCGCGGATTGCTCGGCGTCGTGCGGCAGATCGTGGGGGCGCCCGACTACCAGCGCTACCTCGACCATCACGCGGCGAGCCATCCAGGCACGCCGCCGCTCACTCCGCGCGAGCACTACGCCGAGTTCGTCACCCGGCGCTTCGGAGGCGGCGCGACACGGTGCTGCTGA
- a CDS encoding carbon starvation CstA family protein gives MHRLLSSVVWIAIAALGATAFAILALTRGESISAAWILAAGVASYVIAYRFYARFLALRVFALDDRRATPAERLDNGRDFVPTNKWVLYGHHFAAIAGAGPLIGPMLAAQFGYLPGTLWLIAGVVVGGAVQDFTILFASMRRDGKSLGQMAKEEVNSVAGMAAMVAILAIMIILLAVLALVVVNALRASPWGLFIIASTIPIAMLMGLWMRSFRPGHVLEASAIGVVLLMAALVAGQWVARDPTWARWFTWSGPGLSWAIIAYGFFAAALPVWLLLSPRGYLSTFLKIGTILTLAVAILVVLPQTRLPALTRFVDGTGPVFAGKVFPFAFITIACGAISGFHALVASGTTPKMVTHESEARLIGYGGMLMESFVGLMAIIAAATLDPAVYFAMNVPAGTLGPTAETAARTIAQWGFTLHPGQMEALARQMGEATLLSRTGGAPSLAVGMATILGGVVRGSGLALWYHFAIMFEALFILTTVDAGTRVGRFMLQELVGHLWQPFGRTSWYPSVLVSSAVIVAGWGYFLYQGVVDPLGGINSLWPLFGIANQLLAAVALCVGTTILIKMGKQRYAWTTLVPLLWLAAATLTAGWQKVFAGDPRLGFLAHARLVAQGAGSPNAARLIFNDRLDAALALAFMAVVLVVIAASAREWWLVLSRRKAPAVNEAPFVESAYATGD, from the coding sequence ATGCACCGACTCCTGTCCTCCGTCGTCTGGATCGCCATCGCCGCCCTGGGGGCCACCGCTTTCGCGATCCTCGCGCTGACGCGCGGGGAGAGCATCAGCGCGGCCTGGATCCTCGCCGCGGGGGTGGCGAGCTACGTGATCGCCTACCGCTTCTACGCGCGGTTCCTGGCCCTGCGGGTCTTCGCCCTGGACGACCGCCGGGCGACCCCGGCGGAGCGGCTCGACAACGGCCGCGACTTCGTGCCGACCAACAAGTGGGTGCTCTATGGGCACCACTTCGCGGCCATCGCGGGGGCCGGCCCGCTGATCGGGCCGATGCTGGCCGCCCAGTTCGGGTACCTGCCCGGCACGTTGTGGCTCATCGCGGGCGTGGTGGTGGGCGGCGCCGTGCAGGACTTCACCATCCTGTTCGCCTCGATGCGCCGTGACGGGAAGTCGCTGGGCCAGATGGCGAAGGAGGAGGTCAACTCGGTCGCCGGGATGGCCGCGATGGTCGCGATCCTCGCGATCATGATCATCCTGCTGGCGGTGCTGGCGCTGGTGGTGGTCAACGCGCTGAGGGCGAGCCCCTGGGGCCTGTTCATCATCGCGAGCACCATTCCCATCGCCATGCTGATGGGACTGTGGATGCGCAGCTTCCGTCCGGGCCACGTGCTGGAGGCCTCGGCGATCGGCGTCGTGCTTCTCATGGCCGCCCTGGTGGCCGGCCAATGGGTCGCCCGCGACCCGACGTGGGCTCGCTGGTTCACGTGGTCGGGCCCGGGGCTGTCCTGGGCGATCATCGCCTACGGCTTCTTCGCCGCGGCGCTCCCCGTCTGGCTGCTGCTCTCGCCGCGCGGCTACCTCTCCACGTTCCTCAAGATCGGCACGATCCTCACGCTCGCCGTCGCCATCCTGGTGGTCCTGCCGCAGACCCGGTTGCCCGCGCTGACGCGGTTCGTGGACGGGACCGGGCCGGTGTTCGCCGGCAAGGTCTTCCCCTTCGCCTTCATCACCATCGCCTGCGGCGCGATCTCCGGCTTTCACGCGCTCGTCGCGAGCGGCACCACCCCGAAGATGGTGACCCACGAGAGCGAGGCGCGGCTGATCGGCTACGGTGGCATGCTGATGGAGTCGTTCGTGGGCCTGATGGCCATCATCGCGGCCGCCACGCTCGATCCCGCCGTGTACTTCGCGATGAACGTGCCGGCGGGTACCCTGGGGCCCACCGCCGAGACCGCCGCGCGGACGATCGCGCAGTGGGGCTTCACCCTGCACCCGGGGCAGATGGAGGCGCTGGCCCGCCAGATGGGCGAAGCGACCCTGCTGTCGCGAACCGGCGGCGCGCCCAGCCTCGCCGTCGGAATGGCGACCATCCTGGGCGGGGTCGTCCGCGGGTCCGGCCTCGCGCTCTGGTATCACTTCGCGATCATGTTCGAGGCGCTGTTCATCCTCACGACGGTGGACGCGGGCACCCGCGTGGGGCGCTTCATGCTGCAGGAGCTGGTCGGCCACCTGTGGCAGCCGTTCGGCCGCACGTCGTGGTACCCGAGCGTGCTCGTCTCGAGCGCCGTGATCGTGGCGGGGTGGGGGTACTTCCTCTACCAGGGCGTGGTCGACCCTCTGGGCGGGATCAACTCGCTGTGGCCGCTGTTCGGCATCGCCAACCAGCTGCTGGCGGCGGTGGCGCTGTGCGTCGGCACGACCATCCTGATCAAGATGGGGAAGCAGCGCTACGCGTGGACCACGCTCGTGCCCCTGCTCTGGCTCGCTGCGGCGACGCTCACCGCCGGGTGGCAGAAGGTGTTCGCCGGCGATCCGCGGCTCGGCTTCCTGGCCCACGCGCGGCTGGTAGCGCAGGGCGCGGGCAGCCCGAACGCCGCCCGGCTCATCTTCAACGACCGCCTGGACGCCGCGCTGGCGCTGGCCTTCATGGCGGTGGTGCTGGTGGTGATCGCGGCGTCGGCCCGCGAATGGTGGCTGGTGCTCTCGAGGCGGAAGGCGCCGGCGGTGAACGAGGCCCCGTTCGTGGAGTCGGCCTATGCCACCGGTGACTAG
- a CDS encoding SDR family oxidoreductase has translation MPKPQSDAVTALLEEVAHQEQPLPVGGKADLKGKGSIVTGAATGIGRATALEFARRGCGVAFNYVELPGRDVAVQAAMTEAVLKSLNVPVFCDRCDVRKKDEVDRFVQAAHNALGGVHHLVNNAGISRDSALWRMDDTAWQDVVETNLTGAFHMIRSVAPIFRSQHYGKIVNVASVQAMKAGFGIANYAASKAGLIGLTHAAAVELGPANVNVNAVAPGFVKTELTQHLSEELVARARGSTPLGRLAEPDDVAQVIVFLCTDAARHITGEVIRVDGGQTLG, from the coding sequence GTGCCCAAGCCGCAGTCGGACGCCGTGACCGCGCTCCTCGAGGAGGTTGCGCACCAGGAGCAGCCGCTGCCCGTGGGCGGCAAGGCGGACCTCAAGGGCAAGGGCTCGATCGTCACCGGGGCCGCCACCGGCATCGGCCGCGCGACGGCGCTGGAGTTCGCGCGCCGCGGCTGCGGCGTCGCCTTCAACTACGTCGAGCTGCCGGGTCGCGACGTCGCCGTCCAGGCGGCGATGACCGAGGCCGTCCTGAAGAGCCTCAACGTGCCGGTGTTCTGCGACCGCTGCGACGTGCGCAAGAAGGACGAGGTCGACCGCTTCGTCCAGGCCGCGCACAACGCCCTCGGCGGCGTCCATCACCTCGTCAACAACGCCGGCATCTCCCGCGACTCCGCCCTGTGGCGGATGGACGACACCGCCTGGCAGGACGTCGTGGAGACGAACCTCACCGGCGCGTTCCACATGATCCGCTCGGTCGCGCCGATCTTCCGCTCGCAGCACTACGGCAAGATCGTCAACGTCGCGTCGGTACAGGCCATGAAGGCCGGGTTCGGCATCGCCAACTACGCGGCCTCCAAGGCCGGCCTCATCGGCCTCACCCACGCGGCGGCCGTCGAGCTCGGCCCCGCCAACGTGAACGTCAACGCGGTGGCCCCCGGCTTCGTGAAGACCGAGCTGACGCAGCACCTTTCGGAGGAGCTGGTGGCGCGCGCCCGCGGCAGCACGCCGCTCGGGCGCCTCGCCGAGCCGGACGACGTGGCGCAGGTCATCGTCTTCCTCTGCACCGACGCCGCCCGCCACATCACCGGCGAGGTCATTCGCGTGGACGGAGGCCAGACCCTCGGTTAG
- a CDS encoding isocitrate/isopropylmalate family dehydrogenase, translating into MAHRVTPIPGDGIGPEMIAATLHVLEATGSAFAWDQQVAGAESIERPGAPLPDPAVESIRSTGVALKGPLATVTTNMFGDIPSDEMAGLVGGLGLAPGANIGPKAAIFEAGHGTAPDIAGRGLRDDEVRTHDLGGDATTSGFAEHLAKLVRA; encoded by the coding sequence ATGGCGCATCGCGTCACGCCGATCCCGGGCGACGGCATCGGCCCGGAGATGATTGCGGCGACGCTCCACGTGCTGGAGGCGACGGGGAGCGCGTTCGCGTGGGACCAGCAGGTCGCGGGCGCCGAGTCGATCGAGCGGCCCGGCGCGCCGCTGCCGGATCCGGCGGTCGAGTCCATCCGCTCGACCGGCGTCGCGCTGAAGGGCCCGCTCGCCACCGTCACGACGAACATGTTCGGCGACATCCCCTCGGACGAGATGGCGGGCCTGGTGGGCGGGCTGGGCCTCGCGCCCGGCGCGAACATCGGGCCGAAGGCGGCCATCTTCGAGGCCGGACACGGCACGGCGCCGGACATCGCCGGCCGCGGCCTTCGGGACGACGAGGTCAGGACGCACGACCTGGGTGGCGATGCGACGACGAGCGGGTTCGCGGAGCACTTGGCGAAGCTGGTGCGAGCGTGA
- a CDS encoding metallophosphoesterase — MSTLVHLSDLHFGGLADIRAVEAVEEVLPSLAPAAIVISGDFAQRARAGELQRGRAFLRSVAKLAPVHAVAGNHDVQWWREPFGVPLLGRARLAKFERYLGGDLAPTLSVDGLVICGAASAHGLALGSMTWNPRDLTVKGHLPRAELARAAEAFGRAGAALKVLVVHHNVLKGHISDRWGLARPQAALRAIVATGADVVCCGHDHEEGIGTIERDGRQVVVSTAGTLSTRGRNHRPPSFNVLRVAPKGIRVEIHAFDRASGTFTLTEGRDFAR; from the coding sequence GTGAGCACGCTCGTCCACCTCTCGGACCTGCATTTCGGCGGCCTGGCCGACATCCGCGCCGTCGAGGCGGTCGAGGAGGTGCTGCCGTCGCTGGCGCCTGCCGCGATCGTCATCTCGGGTGATTTCGCCCAGCGGGCGCGCGCCGGCGAGCTCCAGCGCGGCCGGGCCTTCCTGCGTTCGGTGGCGAAGCTGGCGCCCGTGCACGCCGTGGCGGGCAATCACGACGTGCAGTGGTGGCGGGAGCCGTTCGGGGTCCCGCTGCTGGGCCGGGCGCGGCTCGCCAAGTTCGAGCGCTACCTCGGCGGCGATCTCGCGCCGACGCTGAGCGTGGACGGGCTCGTGATCTGCGGCGCGGCGTCCGCCCACGGGCTCGCCCTCGGCTCGATGACCTGGAACCCGCGCGACCTCACGGTGAAGGGCCACCTGCCGCGGGCGGAGCTGGCGCGCGCCGCAGAAGCGTTCGGGCGCGCCGGCGCGGCGCTCAAGGTGCTGGTGGTGCACCACAACGTGCTCAAGGGGCACATCTCGGACCGGTGGGGATTGGCGCGGCCGCAGGCCGCCCTGCGGGCCATCGTGGCGACCGGCGCCGACGTGGTGTGCTGCGGGCACGACCACGAGGAGGGCATCGGCACCATCGAGCGCGACGGCAGGCAGGTGGTGGTCTCGACGGCCGGCACGCTCTCGACCCGCGGCCGCAACCACCGGCCGCCGAGCTTCAACGTCCTGCGGGTCGCGCCGAAGGGCATTCGCGTGGAGATTCATGCCTTCGACCGGGCGTCCGGCACGTTCACGCTGACCGAGGGGCGGGACTTTGCTCGATAG
- a CDS encoding SprT-like domain-containing protein, whose product MLPRWLRPVDHHAEPHAAPRFKVSEEALLARRLELMGLRGLKGIRVTDNRTVMVSLSSRGVLRIHRGYALAPDRVLKAVVRFVAPGTSRALRRAAEHEILSFRPEDHAAGPPRRQRAGDRPRPGDAEKAQRLAQLFRTLNERHFGGTLPALPFRLSGRMHTRLGQLCIRHETGQPYEITMSRRHIDRHGWAEAAHTLLHEMVHLWQHQQGHAVDHGRTFRRKASDVGVVGSARRHVPAGRRRGRLARVD is encoded by the coding sequence ATGCTGCCGCGCTGGCTGCGGCCGGTCGACCACCACGCGGAACCCCACGCCGCCCCGCGGTTCAAGGTGTCCGAGGAGGCGCTGCTGGCCCGGCGGCTGGAGCTGATGGGCCTGCGCGGGTTGAAGGGCATCCGCGTCACCGACAACCGCACCGTGATGGTGAGCCTGTCGTCCAGGGGCGTGCTACGGATTCACCGGGGCTACGCGCTCGCGCCGGACCGGGTGCTCAAGGCCGTGGTGCGGTTCGTGGCGCCGGGCACCTCGCGCGCGCTGAGGCGGGCGGCGGAGCACGAGATCCTCTCGTTCCGGCCCGAGGATCACGCCGCGGGCCCGCCGCGCCGCCAGCGCGCGGGCGACCGCCCGCGGCCGGGGGACGCCGAGAAGGCGCAGCGCCTCGCGCAGCTGTTCCGCACCCTCAACGAGCGGCATTTCGGCGGAACGCTGCCCGCGCTGCCGTTCCGCCTGTCGGGGCGGATGCACACCCGCCTCGGTCAGCTGTGCATCCGGCACGAGACGGGGCAGCCGTACGAGATCACGATGAGCCGCCGCCACATCGACCGCCACGGCTGGGCGGAGGCCGCGCACACCCTGCTGCACGAAATGGTGCACCTGTGGCAGCACCAGCAGGGCCACGCCGTGGATCACGGCCGCACCTTCCGCCGCAAGGCGTCCGATGTCGGCGTCGTGGGGTCGGCGCGCCGCCACGTGCCCGCCGGGCGGCGCCGCGGCCGGCTCGCGCGGGTGGACTGA
- a CDS encoding acyl-CoA dehydrogenase family protein has product MAPRFEGVDFYDVGALLSEEERAVQGTVRQWVDDRLMPVINRHYVEGTFPLQLVPEMAELGFFGANLPEEYGCAGLNNVAYGLIMQELERGDSGVRSFASVQGALVMYPIHAFGSEEQRKKWLPKMAAGEVIGCFGLTEPDYGSNPGGMITTARETKDGWVLNGAKMWITNGSTAKVAIVWAKTGALDDAGSIRGFIVPTDTPGFSARDQKGKLSLRASDTSELVLQDVKVGRDALLPGSGGLKSPLSCLTQARYGIAWGALGAAMGCYDEALRYAKQRVMFGKPIAAFQLQQQRLAEMLSEITKAQLLVLQLGRLKDQGKATPQRVSLAKRNNVDAACEVAREARRLLGANGILVEYTAMRHLANLESVYTYEGTHDMHTLILGEEITGISAFE; this is encoded by the coding sequence ATGGCTCCACGATTCGAGGGCGTTGATTTCTACGACGTCGGCGCGCTGCTCTCCGAGGAGGAGCGCGCGGTCCAGGGCACCGTCCGGCAGTGGGTGGACGACCGCCTGATGCCGGTCATCAACCGGCACTACGTCGAGGGGACGTTTCCGCTCCAGCTGGTGCCGGAGATGGCGGAGCTGGGCTTCTTCGGCGCCAACCTGCCGGAAGAGTACGGGTGCGCCGGCCTCAACAACGTGGCCTACGGGCTGATCATGCAGGAGCTGGAGCGCGGCGACTCGGGCGTGCGCTCCTTCGCCTCGGTGCAGGGCGCGCTGGTGATGTACCCGATCCACGCCTTCGGCTCGGAGGAGCAGCGGAAGAAGTGGCTGCCGAAGATGGCGGCGGGCGAGGTGATCGGCTGCTTCGGCCTGACGGAGCCGGATTACGGGTCCAACCCCGGCGGGATGATCACGACCGCACGGGAGACGAAGGACGGCTGGGTCCTCAACGGCGCCAAGATGTGGATCACGAACGGCTCCACGGCCAAGGTGGCGATCGTGTGGGCCAAGACCGGGGCGCTCGACGACGCGGGCAGCATCCGCGGCTTCATCGTGCCGACCGACACGCCCGGCTTCAGCGCCAGGGACCAGAAGGGCAAGCTGTCGCTGCGCGCGTCCGACACCTCCGAGCTGGTCCTGCAGGACGTGAAGGTCGGCAGGGATGCGCTGCTGCCGGGCTCCGGGGGGCTCAAGAGCCCGTTGAGCTGCCTCACGCAGGCACGCTACGGCATCGCCTGGGGAGCCTTGGGCGCCGCGATGGGGTGCTACGACGAGGCGCTGCGCTACGCCAAGCAGCGGGTGATGTTCGGGAAGCCGATCGCCGCGTTCCAGCTCCAGCAGCAGCGGCTGGCCGAGATGCTGAGCGAGATCACCAAGGCGCAGCTGCTCGTCCTCCAGCTCGGCCGGCTCAAGGACCAGGGCAAGGCGACGCCGCAACGGGTCTCGCTGGCCAAGCGGAACAACGTGGACGCGGCGTGCGAGGTCGCGCGCGAGGCGCGCCGGCTGCTCGGAGCGAACGGGATCCTGGTCGAGTACACCGCCATGCGGCACCTGGCGAACCTGGAGAGCGTGTACACCTACGAGGGCACGCACGACATGCACACCCTGATCCTTGGGGAAGAGATCACCGGGATCAGCGCGTTCGAGTGA
- a CDS encoding electron transfer flavoprotein subunit beta/FixA family protein: MKIAVCIKRVPDTETRVRIGADGVSLDESGVKFIVGPYDEFAVEEALQRRDKAGGGEVVAVALGPEAAQETIRGALAMGADRGVLLKADRIPADALAVAKALAAELKDGGYDLVLFGKMAVDDYHHAVGPMTAELLGLPCVTAVSKLELEGGKGVAEREIEGGVEVVEFALPAVLTAEKGLNAPRYPALKGIMAAKKKPIEVKPAALGESRVVVTALGLPPERKAGRILGEGPDVVPELVRLLRTEAKVL, from the coding sequence GTGAAGATCGCGGTCTGCATCAAGCGGGTGCCGGACACCGAGACCCGCGTCCGGATCGGCGCCGACGGCGTGTCGCTGGACGAGAGCGGCGTCAAGTTCATCGTCGGCCCATACGACGAGTTCGCGGTCGAGGAGGCGCTGCAGCGCCGGGACAAGGCGGGCGGCGGCGAGGTGGTGGCCGTCGCGCTCGGTCCCGAGGCCGCCCAGGAGACGATCCGCGGCGCGCTCGCGATGGGCGCCGACCGCGGCGTGCTGCTCAAGGCCGACCGGATCCCGGCGGACGCACTGGCGGTCGCCAAGGCGTTGGCGGCCGAGCTGAAGGACGGCGGCTACGACCTGGTGCTGTTCGGGAAGATGGCGGTGGACGACTACCACCACGCCGTCGGCCCGATGACGGCCGAGCTCCTGGGCCTGCCGTGCGTCACGGCGGTGTCGAAGCTCGAGCTGGAGGGCGGGAAGGGCGTGGCGGAGCGGGAGATCGAGGGCGGCGTCGAGGTGGTGGAATTCGCGCTGCCGGCGGTGCTGACCGCCGAGAAGGGGCTCAATGCGCCGCGCTATCCCGCGCTCAAGGGGATCATGGCGGCCAAGAAGAAGCCGATCGAGGTGAAGCCGGCGGCCCTGGGCGAGAGCCGCGTGGTCGTGACGGCGCTCGGCCTGCCGCCCGAGCGGAAGGCGGGGCGGATCCTGGGCGAGGGGCCGGACGTGGTCCCCGAGCTGGTGCGGCTGCTCCGCACGGAAGCGAAGGTGCTCTGA
- a CDS encoding electron transfer flavoprotein subunit alpha/FixB family protein — translation MADVLAVTEQRDGALRKTSREVVWAARQLADAMGGTVDALVLGAPGVDAAGAQLGAVGADRVLVAEDASFARYSPDGYAATVAAVAKGGGYGTVLVAATAAGKDLAPRIAARLDAPLASDVTGIRIEGGKVTATRPVYAGRAVQQLRLDAPLAVVSVRPNTFVPGSAAKSGAVGKVAAFPAARVVVREVKAAEQGRLDVAEASVVVSGGRGLKGPEHFALIENLAKAFGAAVGASRAVVDAGWRPHAEQVGQTGKTVSPQLYVAVGISGAIQHLAGMRTAKVIVAINKDKDAPIFQVADYGIVGDLFEIVPRLTEEVAKAKAG, via the coding sequence ATGGCCGACGTGCTCGCGGTGACCGAGCAGCGCGACGGCGCGCTGCGCAAGACCAGCCGGGAAGTGGTGTGGGCGGCGCGCCAGCTGGCGGACGCGATGGGCGGAACGGTGGACGCACTGGTGCTCGGCGCGCCGGGCGTGGATGCGGCGGGCGCGCAGCTCGGCGCGGTCGGCGCCGACCGGGTGCTGGTGGCCGAGGACGCCTCGTTCGCGAGGTACTCGCCGGACGGCTACGCGGCGACCGTGGCGGCCGTGGCGAAGGGCGGCGGGTACGGCACCGTGCTGGTCGCCGCGACGGCGGCGGGGAAGGACCTGGCGCCCCGGATCGCTGCTCGGCTCGACGCGCCGCTCGCGAGCGACGTGACGGGCATCCGCATCGAGGGTGGCAAGGTCACGGCGACGCGGCCGGTGTACGCGGGCAGGGCGGTGCAGCAGCTCCGGCTCGACGCGCCCCTGGCCGTGGTCTCGGTGCGGCCCAACACGTTCGTGCCGGGGAGCGCGGCGAAGAGCGGCGCGGTGGGGAAGGTGGCCGCGTTCCCGGCCGCGCGGGTGGTGGTGCGCGAGGTGAAGGCGGCCGAGCAGGGGAGGCTCGACGTGGCGGAGGCGTCGGTGGTGGTCTCCGGAGGCCGGGGCCTCAAGGGTCCGGAGCACTTCGCGCTGATCGAGAACCTGGCGAAGGCCTTCGGTGCGGCCGTCGGCGCTTCGCGCGCGGTGGTGGACGCCGGCTGGCGGCCCCACGCCGAGCAGGTGGGCCAGACCGGCAAGACGGTGAGCCCGCAGCTCTACGTCGCGGTGGGCATCTCCGGCGCGATCCAGCACCTCGCGGGGATGCGGACGGCGAAGGTGATCGTGGCGATCAACAAGGACAAGGACGCGCCGATCTTCCAGGTGGCGGATTACGGGATCGTGGGCGACCTGTTCGAAATCGTGCCGCGGCTGACCGAGGAGGTCGCGAAGGCCAAGGCCGGCTGA